The following is a genomic window from Methylomarinum vadi.
CAATCATTGTAGTTGCAATCATCAGTATTGTTGCCGTGTTCGCAATTCCGGCATATCAAAATACTGTCGAACGTAACAGATTAAAACAGGCGGTGGAATCGTTTAAATCGGATTTACAACTGGCTCGCACCAAAGCAATCAAACGCAGCCAGAATATTTTGATTACTCGCACAGCAGGTAATGCTGGCGCATGGTGCTACGGCCTAACGGCGAAAGCAGCTTGTGATTGCACGCAGACGAACGCGAGCGCGGCTGATTTTTGTGAAATAAAACGCGTTTCTGGTAACGATTTCGATTCCACCAACCTGATTTCAGCTTCGGGTAATAGCAGTTTTGATTTCCGGCGCGGAACAATTGGGGCGAATGGCGTCAGCTTCAGCACGGATAACTACACGGCCAGGGTGGTTTTCAGCTCTGTGGGCAGAGTAAGAATATGTACACCCGCCGGAACTACCGGCTTACCTACTTATCCAGGTTGTTAATTTAGGGCGAGGATTCTATATGAACAAAAACTCCGGTTTAACCCTAATTGAAATTTTGATCGCTCTAGTGTTGGGTTTGTTAGTGATTGGTACGACGATTACCCTTTATATCATGACCGTCAAAAGCAGTAATGACACCCTACAATCCACTCGTCTGAATCATGACCTGGATTCCGTGTTGAGTCTAATGATGAACGATATTAAACGGGCCGGATATTGGGGAAATGCAGTGATTAATGCAGACAGCAGGAATAATCCCTTCACTGTCAATCCAACAACCGACATTCAAATCCGTAACCTGGCAGCTCCTACTACAGTTGCCGACCCGGGAAACTGCATACTCTACAGTTATGACGCAAACGACGACGGAGTGGTTGATAATAACGAGCATTACGGTTTCAGACTAAGCAACAACAGTATTGACATTCGCAAATCAGGAGTCACAAACGACAATTGCAATGATGCTGGCAATGATGATTGGGAAGAGATTGTCGTAGGAGATGAATTGAATATAACCAATCTTCAGTTCAGTATGTTGCCGCTCGGCGCTCTGAATGCCACGACCCGGTGTATGAACTTTTCTCCCGATCCCTCGACCTCATTTAATACGACCTGTGACGTTGCTGATAACACCGCCGGAAATATTAACTCCGGAGATACTGTCGTTGAAAAGCGGATTGTCAATATTAGTGTAACAGGCACTCTGGACAATGATGCGGCCGTGACAAAAACTCTTACCGGTACAGTGCAAGTTCGCAATGAACGAATATTTACCCAGCCGTAAGAGAGAGGAATATCGATGAAGTCAATCAAAAAAAGATTAAACAAACAACATGGTGCGGCTGCTTTATTAACTTCAGTGGTGCTATTGATCTGTATCACCCTTGTTATTCTGCTTACGGCTAAAACTGTTTTGGTGGAAACCCAGATCACATCCGACAATTACCGAACCAGTCAGGCTGCATCTGCGGCGAGTGCGGCCATGAACCATGGAATCGCCTATTTCATGGAGGATGGATTGGATCATGATGGCGATGACGCCGTCGATTTCACTATTGGCTCGCGGTTTAATCTCACCCTCAATTCCGGTGGACAACAAACCACAGCCCAATTTTATTACGACAATAATCCGGGAAACGCATGCGATTGCCCACCACCCGGTTGCATGGCTACAACGAACATGACCGAAGCGATGATCATTGCACGGGGATGGAGCGATGATGGAGTCGCCACCAGGACAATATCGCAGTGCTTAACAACCTTCGATATTTTTGACGGAGGCGAAGGCCCTAAGCAACCCTTTGTGAGCCGCCAATCGGTCGGCGTTGCCGGTAATGCCAGAATTATCAACCGCTACACTAACAGTAGTGTTTGGTCGGGCGGCAGTATCGGCATACTCGGTGCTTCATTCGGTACTTATTTACGACCATCCAATACTCTACGCACTGATTATACCAAGGCTGAGCTTGACGATGAGGACGAAACAGTCAACACCCAACGGGTATCGGACAGAGACTCTGGCGTTGGCATCGACGTGATTACCAATGATCCCACGCTGGGTAATAAAACGCCCGATCAATTGTTCGATATGTTCTTTACAACCACCAAGACCAAAATCATGAATCTGGCTGATAGCGTTGACCAAAAATTCGCTGTCGGTGTAGATCTTGATGCTGTCACTCCAGCCGTCTCAGGGGTCGTCTGGGTGGGCGATAACAGTGCCACGCCATCCACGACAGATACCACCATTAGTACCGGCGATGTCATTGGTTCACCCGATAAGCCGGTGATATTGATCATTAATGGGGACTTAAAAATGACCGGGGGTACCGTCCATGGCGTCATCTATGTGATGGGGGAGCTAACTGTTACAGGTAACCCAATTATGAAGGGTTCCTTGATTAGTGAGAGCGGTAACAGTAGTGGAACAGGAACATTGAACTTGGTTTACGTACCTTATGGCGAAGAGGGCGATCCCAACCCTGCTTTTATTAAAGGAACGGGGGCGGTTGTGAGCGGCTCCTGGACGGATTGGTGATTTATAAAATAAAAGGTGTTTGCGATGCACAAATTGAGTAACAGAAGTCATAGGGGTATCGGCCTCATTGAAGTGCTGATCACTACTGTCGTGATCGCGGTCGGCTTATTGGCGGTCGCTTCCTTACAAAGCGGCTTAACCAGCGAAAGCGGTCTGAATAAGACGCGTTCGGAAGCAAAAACTTTATGCGATAACAGGATAGAGCAACTCCGGGATGCGTTAAGTGAGGCGGGGTATAATGCCATAGCCAGCTCGACCGCAGATGAAACAATCACCGGTACCAATGAGGTATTTACCCGCAGCTGGTCCGTCGATGATTTACCGGACGCCGGAGCAACCGATCCTGCCGATCAGGTTGGCCCCGAGCGCAAGCGCATCAGCGTTACTTGTAGCTGGGGCGCCGGCGGTGCGAATGAACGAGTCGTAGTGCAAAGCGTTATCAGCTACGAAGATTTGGGCGCCGCCGCACTAGCCGCTATTACCTCCGGGCTGGGCGGATTAAATATCAACGACCCAAGCACGAACGCCAACTCTTCCGATGAAATCATTGATGCAACGGATGTTCCCATTCCCGAGGATGCGGTAGCCGGCGACAATGGCCTTTACAGCCTTCCCGGACTCGAAGAGGGCCAATACGTCAAGGACAACGGTGATGGAACTGGAACAATAGTTTATTTATGTAGTAGCTTAATTCCCTTTGAAAACGGGTTGTATACCCGTCGGGTACACTATAAACCGGCAACCACCGATTTCAAGGAAGCGATCGAATTATTCGAAGATAATGAAGATGCTTTCGGCAGTTGCACCCGCCGCATTCGTTTTAACGGCGGCATTATTTTACCGATCAAGGGAGTCGTGTATTCTAGGGCGACCACGGGAAATGGAGCTAACGTTACTTTGCTGGAATTGAGGGACGCCTCCAATACGCAGCTTTTCACCTTTAATGCGACGGAAAGCGGCAGTTATTGCGTGTTTAACCCCGAAGAAAGTAGCACTAGTGCTCCCTATATTTGCTATGTGGGCGGAAACTGCGTCAATGGACCTGTAGGAACCACGGCAACTACGGATGGAATCAACTTTTCCAACGCAGGTGTCGGCGATAATACAGTAGTGACTCAATGTCCGGCGCCGGTTGCCAACCCATCTCCAACACCGCCTTATCCAACTGGAGTCTATCAGGAAGTTGGGCCTGGCGGTTGGCGTGGCAAAGTGGGATTGTTAGGTATTCCGGAAAGTAGTAAGAATGTATGCTTTGCAGAAGAATTAATCGAGATTCAGCAACAGCAAGCCGACCAACATACGTTAGATACAGCCAGGAACTATTTCACCCGCAGAGTCAACAACGGGGTCGAAAGCAACGAAGGTATCAACCGACCTTATAACTGTCATGACATGGTCATTATCAATGGCCAATCTACTACCGTTCAGGTCCATGACGAATGTATTCAGGAATCAGCAAGCATCGTTGGTTTGGCTTTGGCATCAAAAAATATTCAGCGCAATTTGACTGGATCTACGATAAACAGCGTTATCTTAACGCCGGATATTACCTTTTGCACGAATGATACACCTACCGAATACACGATTGCGGGAACTGTCACCAATGCCGCCAGTGTTCCGGTTATCACTATCAATGATGGTTCCAACAGCGCTAATTGTACGGCCACCATTTCCAGTTATTCTTGTACGATCAGCACAACTGCCAATGCGGTCACAATCACCGGCACAGACAGCAATGGAACAAGCAGTTGTTTTATGACTCCACCGGACTCACCAGCATGTGAACTCAAATTCACTCAAATCGAGGGCCAAAGAACCATAACAGCAGCGATCATAAAAACTGGCAACGGCACTTTATCCAACATTACTGTTAGCGGTACCGATGCCACCTGTGTCGGAACCGAATGTACGGTGGCCAACGACTGGACTGGAACATTGACGGCTACGGCGACCTGTAGCGGTACTCCAACATCGGTTAGCGCTACTAGCGCAACGATCGCTGCGGATGCCGTCACAACCAGTATCACGATGCCTGAATGTACCGATACAGTCGTCAATCGGACGATTAGCGGAAGCATTTCGATATCGAATCAGGTGGACAATTTGGAATCGATCAGCGTAAATCTCAATGGCAGCGTATGCGGTGGCTCGTTATCTAAATTATCCAACAGCACAGGAAGTTACAGCTGCACTGTTCCAGATGCCACTAATGTCACCATTGAGATCACCATATATCCGGTATGTAGTAACAAACAATACACGATTTACGCGAATACTCCTTCCGGACAATTTAGCTCTACTGGTGATGGCGTGTTGACTATTAATCTTGGAACCATTAGTAGCGACTTAGTTATCGATGGATCTGTTACCCGTTCTAACTTAAATTGTAATTAGACATATTAAATATGCATTTCAAACTCGATAAATGGGACTCCTTTCGTTCTACTCACTCGAAAATAGAACGGAAGGTGCTTCAAAACGGTAATCCTAACGATCATGGCGCTTGGGCGCCACCCCAGCCAATGAAAGTGTCAAACGCCTGATCGTTCCCTCTCCCCAGCCCTCTCCCAGAGGGCGAGGAGATTAAGGTACACTTCGCGACTTTCATCGTAAAAAGAACATTACTATTCAGTGTAATTTAGGTTAATCTAAAAAATCTGAAATGCTTTACAGTATTAAGCTCGGTAGCTTACCGCAAACAGCAAGAAAGGAGCTGAGTAATAAAGGCCCGTTGTTTTTCGGCAGGTTGACAAATAACTATGCTGACGACAGAAGATATCTGCGCCGTCTTGAGACCGAAAGCAGCCGGATATCTTCTGATAAGCTTTAGTCATGCTAAGAGCGTTTCCCCTGGTTATGGGTATAAGGCACAATATTGGTAATCATGAAACGCAATACGCCCCGTTCATAAAGATGCAGGCGTCCGATAAGTAATGCGCTTTGCTGTGTGCGCTTGCGCCGGACTTTTTTGACCGGGCCTAGGGGTTTCTTCTTTCGGTGCCGAGCATTCCAATTCGGCTTGTTTCAGTAAGGTACGGTATCGCGTCTTGTGATCCTCGGCCAAGGCTTCAGGCAAGCTCAAATTCGTATTTAATCAGCAAACCGAAGGTGAGGATCGTAAAACTTTCATATCCGGTTCGCATAAAAGATAACAACAAGGTTTCAGGACGGTATTCTTTCTAAACTTTATTCGGTCAAAAGTCTTTCTTGTATTACCCTGGCGCAACCCAGAAAATAAATACCTTTGATTTATCGTAACCCATTGAATTTTATGGAGCCAATGGCAGAGTCGAATGAATTTCTCAAGCCATTGAAATTATTACAAATAGAACCAACTAACCAATTAAATAATCACAAATTAAACTGTAATAATTAAAGGAAATCAGACGAGTATGAGGTAGAGTCCATTAATCTCCACCGCATCCTCCATCACAGCCTCCACCGCTATCACCATCGGACCAATCGCCAAAGCCGTCGGGAGAACCGCCGAAATCTCCACTAGAAAAATCACCACCGCAATAGGGAGTGGCACCTTGGCTGTCGTTTCGGACAGCCCGGCAATCCGGGACGTAAACAAAACCATCCGCGATATTGAGTCTTTTGTCGATGTCGAATAACAACGGCAATCTGCTGGGTTTGCGCGGGTCTATATTTTCCTCTCGGCAAGTTTGCCACCAGACACGCCGCAAACCGGTGTTGTTTTGCCTGTTTTTGCCTAGCACTATGGCTGGCGTGTGGTGTAGAAACCGTCCGAACGCTCTCTTGCAGAATGCATCATAGTGGCGAGTATACAGAATTAGCTCATGCCAAAGGTCGTCGACAACTTGCGAGGGCATCGATACAAATCGGCAACCGCCCTTCAAATAGGCCAGGAAAAATTGCCGTAACGCTCGGCCAACCAATTGACAGTCCTTCGGCGACAATTCCGGCCGGCGCTTTTGCAACTTGTCATATAAACCTGGCGGGAAAGTATAGGTGCGAATAAAGTCGACCCTGTACCGCATCCGTCGCCGGTGCACGACGACCACCAAAAATATCAATAATGTGACAACCACTCCTATAACAACGATGCTCATGAACTTTTCCGATTGAAAACATGGGTTATAACTATAGATCAAATGAATAAGCCATTAATCATCGGGCGACAGAGCTCAATTCAAAAGTAGAGTGATTTGCTGCTTTAATGTATAAGGAAAGCAGACCAAGATAATAAAAAGTCCGGCTCACTAAAAACGAGGAACATCATTATGGCAACCGATTTTAACAGATTGAAGTCAGTCATCAGACGTTGGACCTTAATTTTAGGAGTTAGCCAAATCACTGTCGGTTGCTTGATTGGGTTCATTCCTCCTGATGCCGTGTTATGGTTTCGCGGAATTGTAATGGCGCATATCGAATTTACCATCAATGGAATTCTGATGATCGTATTCGGTTTTTTGCTCAATGAGCTGCATCTAAACCATATTTCGCTTAAGGGGTGGTTTACGGCTTTACAAATCGGCACTTGGACAAATGGAATGGCAGGACTGATCGGCGCCTTTATTGGTGCTTCGACACCGCTCATGCCGACAATCAACGAAAAATTCCCTCCTCCTAATGGCACCGATAACACGATTGTGACAGGTTTTCTTATACTCTGTAGCGTGGCCATCGTGACAGCACTACTGCTCACGCTTTACGGCCTGATTCGATCTAGCACAATTGACGAGAATCAGAATGTCTAACAACGTTTTGGGAAGTATTCCACATCTTGGCGGATGTGTTTATCGATGGCGAAAGCCTGGCAGCGAGTTTGATCAGCAATGGGCTTGCCAGGGAATATCACGGCGGGAAGAGATTGGGGTGGTGTTCTAATTAGTTTTAAAACACCTAAGTTTGGTATTCGAAAGGTTCCAATTGAATACACTAATGATGTGACAGGTTTCTTATTATCAAAGTAGGAAGCAGTTAACATTCTCTATACTCAATTATTAATGCGATGCTCTCAGCAGTAGTTGAGTGATAAAGATGAAAGAATCAGCCTGGAAACGGCCAGCATGGATTACCGCGATAATAGGAGTTGTCAGTGCTTTCCTGACGATTGCTGATATTATTGGAAATTATATTTAACGAATTTTATTGCCTTAAAGATTTGATTCGATTCCACCAATACAGATTTGTTTCTGAATTCGGCCTTTGCCGTGATCTAAACAGTGCAATTTCTCCGCGCACTCTTGATAATATAAAGTCCTTAGCTATTATCCTTAGAATGATTAGGATGGAAAGTTGTGCGAGCGTTCAATGTATCAGGCTTATATTTCGCCGTCGTATTGCTGTTTTTGCTTTATCTGTTATGGATGATGATACAGCCATTTTTAGCGGCCATCATCTTTGCTTCAATCATTACGGGTAGTGTCTATCCGTTCTATAAGATACTGCTAGATAAAACAAAATTAACGCGACAGCTTGCCGCCATCGTCATTTGTTTTTTGATCATCGTTGTCGTTTTTTTTCCGACCATCTATCTTTCCTTCGTGCTTTCTAAGGAAGCCGTGACCTTATATGAAGATTTGGTTCTGCCTCTCAGCAGCGAGTCGATAAAAGATTTTTTCATGGGCAACGGCCATGTTGCCAGAGCATTGCAAAAATTGAACACGATGCTCGAAGTCGAGGTACATTTCGATAATTTAATTAATGAGATCGTTAGCCAGGTTAGAAATATTTCCGCTCTGGTGATCGTGACGATAAACAATATCGTTGAAAATATCATCAATTTCTTATTCAACTTCATGATCATGATCCTGGTCATTTATGCATTATTGACCGAGGGCATTCCGCTGAAAAAATTTATGTTAAAGCTTTCTCCGCTGCCAGATGATCAGGAAGAATTGATTATCGAGAAATTCAATCAAATGAATTTCGTAACTCTCGTTTGTAATGGAGTCGGCGGATTGATACAAGGTATTTTGGCAGGAATCGGTTTTTGGTTGGCCGGAATCAATCTAGTGGTGTTATGGACGACTATCATGATTATATTGGCGTTCATTCCGTTGTTGGGAATCTCGATAGTCTATATTCCGGCCTGTATCTATCTGGCCAGTAAAGGTCAGATTGTTTCCAGCATCATGCTGTTTATCTATTGTTCTGTGGTGGCGTTTGTCACGGAAAACTGGTTCAAACCCATCTTTATTGGCAATAGAATTCAGATCAATTCGCTGTTTGTGTTGTTCACCATTATCGGTGGGATGACGGTTTTTGGCTTAGGCGGGATTTTCTATGGCCCGATCATTGCGATTCTTTTTTTGACGATGGTCGATTTGTACCATAAATTTTATTCAAGCCAGTGATGACAGAGCGATGACGGCGTTAATTCTCAAAGTCGTCATTGCAAATCCACTGATGATTTGTAAGCAAGAGAATCGAAACCTATTTTTAATTCTGATCATTGGTCTCTAATGCGGAGTTTTGTCGTCTTTGCCGGATACATCTTCGTGATTGCGGTGACGAATACCTGGACCACTATATGATCGAACAACTCGCGGACAGAACCGAAGCGGGAGAATCGGTCGCGGGAGCCTTGTTCATGGGCGGGGCGACTTCTCTGATAGTTATACATACAAATTTTGTGAACGTCCTGTTAGTGTCGGTTTTACTCCTTCAATTTTGACTGAGCAAGTTCGGCCAATTGCTGACACAGAACAGACCTTTATAAATGGCTGCAAACTGGCTCATTGCCGCCAATGATTTTACTTGGGTCAAAATCAAAGGGTTTTAGCTTCCTTTAGTTGTGGCCCAGCAATTTCTGTATAGTGCGAATATCTCTTTGGAACCTGTTGGTAAAGTTGGGCGGACCATATATCCCCCCATTTTTTGACCCATGTTGAATGCGTAGAATACAAAATAGACCTATTCCTATACGTTAGATTTCAGGTCAGGCTTTTAGTACTTGCTCTAATGCCGGGAGATTCCTGGTTGAACCTTTACTTAGTTGAATCCTGAATCAAGGTTTTTATGTCTCGTATCGGAGGAGCGCCGAATAAACGATTGTACTCCCGACTGAACTGGGAGGGACTCTCATAGCCAACCTCGAATGCGGCTTGCGAAGCTTCGAGATGGCTCGTCAACATCAACCGCCGCGCTTCATTCAACCGCATTCTTTTTTGGAATTGAAGCGGACTCATGGCTGTCATGGAACGAAAATGTTTGTGAAAGGCTGAAACACTCAATCCTGCTTTGCCTGCCAACTCTTCGACTTTTACTGGCTTGCTGAAGTTATCCTTAAGCCAATCGATTACCCGGGCGATTTGATAGCCATGATTTCCAATGGTGGAAATTTGTCGCAAGCGTGGCCCCTGCTCACCCGTTAGCAGGCGATAAAAGATTTCCTGTTGAATGAGTGGTGCCAGAGCAGGGATGTCGTCCGGCTGTTCGATAAGGTCGAGCAGCCGATTAAAGGCATCAATCAGAGGGACGGAGACTTCACTGATCGCTATTCCAAGACGGTCTTTTGTTGGGGCCTGCGATGACATGTCATTGTCCAGCATCAGTTGGCCGATCATGCGAAGGTCCAGTTCCATCGTTAATCCCAAGTAAGGCTTTTCGCCACTGGCCTCTAGAATTTGCGCGACCACCGGAAGGTCGACGGAGGTAATGAGAAACCTGTGAGCATCGTAGATATAGACGTCCTCGCCAAGAAACAGACGTTTTCGTCCTTGCCCAATCAGGCAAATGCTTGGAGCGAGCATGTAACTCGTGGGCTCGGTCGGTGCATCCCAACGATGCAGGCTGAGCCCACGAATCGGGGTATCGAGGCTGTTTTTTCCTTCGGTCCATCGCGCAATCCTTTCCGCCATTCTTGCCGCTCCACTGTTGATTCCACTGGTCTTTTCGTTCTGTGTATTTGAACTATCGCTAGCCATTGAACTTCCTAGTCTTTGCATTATCGCTATTGATGCCTGCTAACGAGTCTAGCACCGCCATGTTTGATTCGACAACGCCGATATCTCAAGGCAAATAGAATCAGGCAAGAAAAGAATAGAAACGCGATACCGTGTTTTTTGTTTCACTGCTTAAATGGATGGCGAATCCTATTTAATTGAAAGCGGAGAACCAATCATGCAATTTGAATATCAAAATCCGACCCGTCTCGTTTTTGGTGCCGGCTCTCTGCCCCGCTTGGGCGAAATGGCTGGGCAATATGGCAAGCGCGCATTGCTGGTGACCGGTGGTGGCAGCGTTAAACGCATCGGTACGTTCGACAGGGCACTCAAGAGCTTGAAAGATGCCGGTATCTCGGTATTTGAGTGTGAGGGCGTGGAGCCGAATCCCAGAATCTCATCGGTGAAACGCGGCGCGGCAATCGCACGCGCAAACGAATGCGACCTGGTCGTTGCGCTGGGCGGTGGCAGCACCATGGACGCCGCCAAGGTCATTGCGGCAGCCGTGTTATATGACGGCGATCCATGGGATATGATTTTCCACGGTCAAGCGGCCCCGCATATTCCAACCCAAGCGCTCCCGATGATCGCGGTTCCGACCCTGGCAGCCACCGGTTCCGAGATGAACTGCAGCGCAGTGATTTCCAATGAGGAGACGAAGGAGAAATCCTTTGTCTCGGCAAATTGCCTTTATCCGAAGGTGGCGCTGCTCGACCCCGAATTAACGGTGAGTGTTCCCAAAGACCAAACCGCCTACGGTGTTTGCGACCTGATGACGCATATCACCGAGAGCTACTTCAATGGGGTCGGCGATACGCCAATTCAGGACCGTTTTGCGGAAGGCGTCATTTTGACCGCAATGGAATATGGCCCTAAAGCTATCGCTAACGGCAACGATCTGAATGCGCGTGCGCAGATCCAATGGGCAGCGACCGTCGCATTGAACGGCTGGATTAATTCCGGTAGCGGCGGTGCGGGGTATCCGGTTCACATGATCGAACACACCGTCTCGGCCTATCACGACATTACCCATGGCGCAGGCCTGGCAATCATCAACCCGGCGTGGATGCGATTTGCCGCGCAAATCAACCCGTCTAAGTTTGTTCAGTTTGCCGAACGCATTTTTGGCTTTTCTGCAAACAGCCCGGACGATATAGAGTGCGCTCTCGCCGGAATAGACCGTTTCGAGTCGTTTCTAAAATCCATCGGTTGTCCGACGCATCTATCCGAAATGGGCATCGATGCACAGTTGATCGAGACCTATGCCAAGGAAACCTTGCGGATTATTCATGATGAGAACGGCCGACTGCCGGCCCTTCCGCCAATGACCGAAGCCGATATCGTCTCGGTGTTGCGTGCCGCGGCGTAGTGAACTACCTTGGGAAAAACCCTGTTCTGATTAAACGGTAATCGATAGGAGCTTTTGATATGCCAACGAAAAAGCGTTTTTTTAGCACGATGATGCTTGCCTTGACAGGTTGTGTGACCAAGTTCGGATTGGCGGCCAAAGCGAAGCCTGCTGGCCAAACCTTATATCAAGCCGGCTCGCAAAAGTCTTTCAAAGGACCGGAAGCCTATTTTACCGGCGAGGTTCGGGTCGACATAATATTTCCCGGCAATGAAACAGCCCACTATTCCGGCGCTTATGTTACCTTTCAGCCCGGCGCCAGAACGGCATGGCATCTTCATCCGGCCGGGCAGCATATGGTCGTTACCTCCGGCGTCGCACTTACGGGAACCCGAGACGGCAAAGTCATCGAATTCAACGTAGGCGATGCCGTTTGGTGTCCGCCGAATATCGATCACTGGCACGGTGCGACGCCGGACGAGCAGATGACCCATCTGGTGATCACAGGTAGCCTGGATGATCAAAATGTGGTCTGGAAGGAAAAGGTTAGCGATGCGCAATATTACGCGAGTCGCCAAACGAAGGAGAAGTCCTCGATCAATGTTGATGCTTTGACTGCAAAGCAGCAGAGCATCGTACCGATTGCAGCCTTTACCGCAAGCGGAGACTTGGAGCGATTGAATAAGGCAATAAAAGCCGGACTGAATGCCGGCCTGAGCGTTAATGAAATCAAGGAAATTCAAATTCATCTCTACGCTTACGCCGGATTTCCTCGCGCGTTGAACGGTCTTGCCACGCTGATGACAGTCCTCGACGAGCGAAAAGCCGAGGGCATTCAGGATGAGGCCGGCAAATCGGCAAGTTCGTTGCTCACGGATAAGAGCAGCACCGAATTGGGCAAGGAAGTACAAACCCGGCTGGTCGGCAGGCCGGTTTCCGGACCGCTATTCGATTTTGCGCCCGACATCAATCGGC
Proteins encoded in this region:
- a CDS encoding PilV family protein — translated: MHKLSNRSHRGIGLIEVLITTVVIAVGLLAVASLQSGLTSESGLNKTRSEAKTLCDNRIEQLRDALSEAGYNAIASSTADETITGTNEVFTRSWSVDDLPDAGATDPADQVGPERKRISVTCSWGAGGANERVVVQSVISYEDLGAAALAAITSGLGGLNINDPSTNANSSDEIIDATDVPIPEDAVAGDNGLYSLPGLEEGQYVKDNGDGTGTIVYLCSSLIPFENGLYTRRVHYKPATTDFKEAIELFEDNEDAFGSCTRRIRFNGGIILPIKGVVYSRATTGNGANVTLLELRDASNTQLFTFNATESGSYCVFNPEESSTSAPYICYVGGNCVNGPVGTTATTDGINFSNAGVGDNTVVTQCPAPVANPSPTPPYPTGVYQEVGPGGWRGKVGLLGIPESSKNVCFAEELIEIQQQQADQHTLDTARNYFTRRVNNGVESNEGINRPYNCHDMVIINGQSTTVQVHDECIQESASIVGLALASKNIQRNLTGSTINSVILTPDITFCTNDTPTEYTIAGTVTNAASVPVITINDGSNSANCTATISSYSCTISTTANAVTITGTDSNGTSSCFMTPPDSPACELKFTQIEGQRTITAAIIKTGNGTLSNITVSGTDATCVGTECTVANDWTGTLTATATCSGTPTSVSATSATIAADAVTTSITMPECTDTVVNRTISGSISISNQVDNLESISVNLNGSVCGGSLSKLSNSTGSYSCTVPDATNVTIEITIYPVCSNKQYTIYANTPSGQFSSTGDGVLTINLGTISSDLVIDGSVTRSNLNCN
- a CDS encoding GspH/FimT family pseudopilin; translated protein: MNKQKNAGFTLLEAIIVVAIISIVAVFAIPAYQNTVERNRLKQAVESFKSDLQLARTKAIKRSQNILITRTAGNAGAWCYGLTAKAACDCTQTNASAADFCEIKRVSGNDFDSTNLISASGNSSFDFRRGTIGANGVSFSTDNYTARVVFSSVGRVRICTPAGTTGLPTYPGC
- a CDS encoding glycine-rich domain-containing protein, with amino-acid sequence MSIVVIGVVVTLLIFLVVVVHRRRMRYRVDFIRTYTFPPGLYDKLQKRRPELSPKDCQLVGRALRQFFLAYLKGGCRFVSMPSQVVDDLWHELILYTRHYDAFCKRAFGRFLHHTPAIVLGKNRQNNTGLRRVWWQTCREENIDPRKPSRLPLLFDIDKRLNIADGFVYVPDCRAVRNDSQGATPYCGGDFSSGDFGGSPDGFGDWSDGDSGGGCDGGCGGD
- a CDS encoding PilW family protein, encoding MNKNSGLTLIEILIALVLGLLVIGTTITLYIMTVKSSNDTLQSTRLNHDLDSVLSLMMNDIKRAGYWGNAVINADSRNNPFTVNPTTDIQIRNLAAPTTVADPGNCILYSYDANDDGVVDNNEHYGFRLSNNSIDIRKSGVTNDNCNDAGNDDWEEIVVGDELNITNLQFSMLPLGALNATTRCMNFSPDPSTSFNTTCDVADNTAGNINSGDTVVEKRIVNISVTGTLDNDAAVTKTLTGTVQVRNERIFTQP
- a CDS encoding AI-2E family transporter; this translates as MRAFNVSGLYFAVVLLFLLYLLWMMIQPFLAAIIFASIITGSVYPFYKILLDKTKLTRQLAAIVICFLIIVVVFFPTIYLSFVLSKEAVTLYEDLVLPLSSESIKDFFMGNGHVARALQKLNTMLEVEVHFDNLINEIVSQVRNISALVIVTINNIVENIINFLFNFMIMILVIYALLTEGIPLKKFMLKLSPLPDDQEELIIEKFNQMNFVTLVCNGVGGLIQGILAGIGFWLAGINLVVLWTTIMIILAFIPLLGISIVYIPACIYLASKGQIVSSIMLFIYCSVVAFVTENWFKPIFIGNRIQINSLFVLFTIIGGMTVFGLGGIFYGPIIAILFLTMVDLYHKFYSSQ
- a CDS encoding iron-containing alcohol dehydrogenase, with translation MDGESYLIESGEPIMQFEYQNPTRLVFGAGSLPRLGEMAGQYGKRALLVTGGGSVKRIGTFDRALKSLKDAGISVFECEGVEPNPRISSVKRGAAIARANECDLVVALGGGSTMDAAKVIAAAVLYDGDPWDMIFHGQAAPHIPTQALPMIAVPTLAATGSEMNCSAVISNEETKEKSFVSANCLYPKVALLDPELTVSVPKDQTAYGVCDLMTHITESYFNGVGDTPIQDRFAEGVILTAMEYGPKAIANGNDLNARAQIQWAATVALNGWINSGSGGAGYPVHMIEHTVSAYHDITHGAGLAIINPAWMRFAAQINPSKFVQFAERIFGFSANSPDDIECALAGIDRFESFLKSIGCPTHLSEMGIDAQLIETYAKETLRIIHDENGRLPALPPMTEADIVSVLRAAA
- a CDS encoding AraC family transcriptional regulator — its product is MASDSSNTQNEKTSGINSGAARMAERIARWTEGKNSLDTPIRGLSLHRWDAPTEPTSYMLAPSICLIGQGRKRLFLGEDVYIYDAHRFLITSVDLPVVAQILEASGEKPYLGLTMELDLRMIGQLMLDNDMSSQAPTKDRLGIAISEVSVPLIDAFNRLLDLIEQPDDIPALAPLIQQEIFYRLLTGEQGPRLRQISTIGNHGYQIARVIDWLKDNFSKPVKVEELAGKAGLSVSAFHKHFRSMTAMSPLQFQKRMRLNEARRLMLTSHLEASQAAFEVGYESPSQFSREYNRLFGAPPIRDIKTLIQDSTK